In one window of SAR202 cluster bacterium DNA:
- a CDS encoding exo-alpha-sialidase has translation MAEPHQREPDMQTPNPSFLTNGPLQVLEAKTLFPSNKVVVNKAATLNRLSTGRLMLAFGHSEGAVNGNFGSVVFSKSDDNGKTWSAPKVVHENPSWHCMIQGGMMRFRDDFVRLFVGGIQIDFGLGGHQPFDKMYVVPVDTRDGGETWSKPGPEVSLFPVWTEMYGSSNPHKLSDGRYMLACMGTLGRDTDWHSGVTFTDSNGNGYTKPTIIAQAPGRDYSDIDCVRLNDGRFLAVVREHQVKDSVYSHSSDEGKTWTPIKPTGFKGANPRLLKLRNGSIACAYRNEDRATRAINISVSEDGGHKWKLAGTLNVGDDSIPIKPSYISGYPSMVYINDRDIACVFHTYPEKSGRVELHMVTLRDMT, from the coding sequence ATGGCGGAGCCTCACCAAAGGGAGCCCGACATGCAAACACCCAACCCAAGCTTTTTGACCAACGGACCTCTGCAAGTCCTGGAGGCGAAAACCCTTTTTCCCTCGAACAAGGTTGTCGTCAATAAGGCGGCGACCCTTAACCGCCTCAGCACGGGCCGATTGATGCTCGCGTTTGGCCACAGCGAGGGCGCCGTCAACGGCAACTTCGGCTCAGTAGTCTTCTCTAAGTCGGACGACAATGGCAAGACCTGGTCCGCGCCGAAGGTGGTCCACGAAAACCCCAGCTGGCACTGCATGATCCAGGGTGGGATGATGCGCTTCCGGGACGACTTCGTCCGGTTGTTCGTGGGAGGCATCCAGATCGACTTCGGCCTGGGCGGCCACCAGCCGTTCGACAAGATGTACGTTGTGCCGGTGGACACCAGGGACGGCGGCGAGACATGGTCGAAGCCGGGTCCGGAGGTGAGCCTCTTCCCGGTGTGGACGGAGATGTACGGCTCCTCGAACCCCCACAAGCTGTCGGACGGCCGGTACATGCTCGCATGCATGGGCACGCTTGGGCGCGACACCGACTGGCACTCCGGCGTGACTTTCACGGACTCGAACGGGAACGGCTACACGAAGCCGACGATCATCGCCCAGGCTCCGGGCCGAGACTACAGCGATATCGACTGCGTTCGGCTGAACGACGGGCGGTTCCTGGCAGTGGTGCGCGAGCACCAGGTCAAGGACAGCGTCTACTCCCATTCCTCCGATGAGGGCAAGACATGGACGCCCATCAAGCCGACCGGCTTCAAGGGCGCCAATCCGCGCCTCCTCAAGCTCCGCAACGGCTCCATCGCGTGCGCCTACCGCAACGAGGACCGCGCCACGCGCGCCATCAATATCAGCGTCAGCGAGGACGGCGGTCACAAGTGGAAGCTCGCCGGCACCCTCAACGTCGGCGATGACTCGATCCCCATCAAGCCCAGCTACATCTCAGGCTACCCGTCCATGGTCTACATCAACGACCGCGACATCGCCTGCGTCTTCCACACCTACCCGGAGAAGTCGGGCAGGGTAGAGCTACATATGGTGACGCTCCGCGACATGACGTAG